From a single Francisella halioticida genomic region:
- a CDS encoding acyl-CoA desaturase: protein MNNKKEVYKIDQVIEKEGSIVWKSVFGLLVIPLFAAIVIPWYGMTYGFVTSDYVCLAIFYAFTGISITMGYHRLWSHKTYKANKFVSYFLLVFGTAALQNSVIQWSSDHRKHHKDVDDPVKDPYAATRGFWFSHFGWLLKHSSPDVQEIRGVNDLLKDKAIVFQHKHYTILAILSCFGLPALFGVFTGHIIGCLLLGGFLRVVLVHHATFCINSLAHTIGKRPYSRKNTARDSWITAIVTGGEGYHNYHHAFAGDYRNGIRWFDLDPSKWLIAGCAKIGWCYDLKTTPKHLVEIAKAKVKLDEALTKRNKTFHLGIEEKYTKLVANVKNMYNAKQEYLKAKKENVLSKADIKAIKSKYKDLKIEFVEAKKNYKAITLA from the coding sequence ATGAATAATAAGAAAGAGGTCTATAAAATAGATCAAGTAATAGAAAAAGAAGGTAGTATTGTCTGGAAAAGTGTTTTTGGATTGCTAGTTATACCTTTGTTTGCTGCGATAGTGATACCATGGTATGGTATGACGTACGGCTTTGTAACATCAGATTATGTTTGTCTAGCTATATTTTATGCTTTTACTGGTATTAGTATTACGATGGGTTACCATAGACTTTGGTCACATAAAACATATAAAGCTAATAAGTTTGTAAGTTATTTCTTACTAGTTTTTGGTACAGCTGCGCTACAAAATAGTGTAATTCAATGGTCTTCAGATCATAGAAAACACCATAAAGATGTTGATGATCCTGTAAAAGATCCATATGCTGCTACAAGAGGCTTTTGGTTTTCTCATTTTGGATGGTTACTTAAACATAGTAGTCCTGACGTGCAAGAAATCCGTGGTGTAAATGATCTTTTGAAAGACAAAGCGATAGTATTCCAACACAAACACTATACTATTTTAGCAATATTATCATGTTTCGGTTTACCAGCTTTATTTGGCGTGTTTACTGGTCATATAATAGGTTGTTTACTTTTAGGTGGTTTCTTAAGAGTGGTGCTCGTACATCATGCTACTTTCTGTATTAACTCTTTAGCTCATACTATTGGTAAGAGACCTTATTCAAGAAAAAATACAGCTAGAGATAGTTGGATTACTGCAATTGTGACAGGTGGGGAAGGTTATCATAACTATCATCATGCTTTTGCTGGTGACTATAGAAATGGTATTAGATGGTTTGATTTAGATCCTTCTAAATGGTTGATTGCTGGCTGTGCTAAGATTGGTTGGTGTTATGATCTTAAAACGACGCCTAAGCATTTGGTAGAGATTGCAAAAGCTAAAGTTAAGTTAGACGAAGCTTTAACTAAAAGAAATAAAACTTTCCATCTTGGTATAGAAGAAAAATATACTAAGCTAGTTGCTAATGTTAAGAATATGTATAATGCCAAGCAAGAATATCTTAAAGCTAAGAAAGAGAATGTACTATCTAAAGCAGATATTAAAGCTATTAAATCAAAATATAAAGATTTAAAAATAGAGTTTGTTGAGGCTAAGAAAAATTATAAAGCAATCACTCTGGCCTAA
- a CDS encoding IS3 family transposase produces MDPSKSVSQYKKDNAKLQTKIDQYSKKVGQLTIEKEFLEGKLVSLGLSDRKAMIDPKHKLSVVKQSFLLEVSRAGLYYKPVVNEHKEEVKAKLIQIHEEIPCYGYIKAHKQLIEDGFSICENTVQKYRKELGIKAILAVKKPNLNLSEPNKEHAIYSYKLKGLSILRPNQVWSTDITYIKTDAGTVYMAAIIDWYSKAVLSWEISNTMDSSLVMKVLNEALYKYGVPEIFNTDQGSQYTSNIHIQTLLDKKITISMDGKGRATDNICIERFWRSAKCERFYLNQYPGIVELRNDVDDYIDFYNNRRFHESINYKKPMEFYYDNLLEKRAA; encoded by the coding sequence ATGGATCCATCCAAATCAGTATCACAATATAAAAAAGACAATGCAAAGCTTCAAACCAAGATAGATCAGTATTCTAAGAAGGTTGGACAACTAACAATTGAGAAGGAATTTCTTGAGGGAAAGCTCGTAAGCTTGGGATTATCTGATAGAAAAGCGATGATTGATCCTAAGCATAAATTATCTGTTGTAAAACAAAGTTTCTTATTAGAAGTTTCTAGAGCTGGTTTATATTACAAGCCTGTGGTTAACGAACATAAAGAAGAAGTAAAAGCAAAGCTTATACAGATACATGAGGAGATTCCCTGCTACGGCTATATAAAAGCTCATAAGCAATTAATAGAAGATGGGTTTAGCATCTGTGAGAACACAGTACAAAAGTATCGTAAAGAGTTAGGCATCAAAGCTATATTGGCGGTGAAAAAACCAAACTTAAACTTATCTGAACCTAACAAAGAGCATGCTATTTATAGTTACAAACTAAAAGGTTTAAGCATATTGAGACCTAATCAAGTTTGGTCTACAGATATTACATATATTAAGACTGATGCTGGCACAGTTTATATGGCAGCTATTATTGATTGGTACTCTAAGGCTGTACTAAGTTGGGAGATATCCAACACTATGGATAGTAGTTTAGTTATGAAAGTTTTAAATGAAGCTCTGTATAAATATGGAGTACCAGAAATATTTAACACTGATCAAGGTAGCCAGTACACATCTAACATTCATATCCAAACATTATTGGATAAAAAAATTACTATATCTATGGATGGTAAAGGTAGAGCAACTGATAACATTTGCATCGAAAGATTTTGGAGAAGTGCTAAATGTGAGAGATTTTATTTAAATCAATATCCTGGCATTGTTGAACTAAGAAACGATGTGGATGATTATATAGATTTTTATAATAATAGAAGATTTCATGAGTCTATCAATTATAAAAAACCTATGGAATTTTATTACGATAACTTATTGGAAAAACGGGCGGCTTAG
- a CDS encoding integrase core domain-containing protein: protein MDAKGRSIDNIAIERFWRTLKYENVYPASYITMKEAKVGIKEYIDIYNNERLHSSIGYMTPDEVYSGILDAA from the coding sequence ATGGATGCTAAAGGAAGATCTATAGATAATATTGCAATTGAGAGATTTTGGAGAACACTGAAATATGAAAATGTTTATCCGGCATCATATATAACTATGAAAGAGGCTAAAGTAGGTATCAAAGAATATATTGATATTTACAACAATGAAAGACTACATTCTAGTATTGGATATATGACTCCTGATGAAGTATATTCTGGTATTTTAGATGCTGCATAA
- the ampD gene encoding 1,6-anhydro-N-acetylmuramyl-L-alanine amidase AmpD yields the protein MFKQGWYRKANHIVSENFNQRPDNVDVSLVVIHCVSLPEGKYDNYNVEKLFTNSLDCKIHKSFHDLKGVKVSAHFYIKRNGEIIQFVSVDNRAWHAGLSNFQGRQNCNDFSIGIEMQGSDKDFYTDKQYKQLNILLTDFKKAYPTFKNISGHENIAPGRKTDPGKYFEWSRVVDLYKVNKYYE from the coding sequence ATGTTCAAACAAGGTTGGTATAGAAAAGCAAACCATATAGTAAGTGAAAATTTTAATCAGAGACCTGATAATGTTGATGTTAGTTTAGTAGTGATTCATTGTGTAAGTTTACCAGAAGGTAAATATGATAACTATAATGTTGAGAAGCTGTTTACTAATAGCTTAGATTGTAAGATTCATAAGAGTTTTCATGATTTAAAAGGAGTAAAAGTTTCAGCTCATTTTTATATTAAAAGAAATGGTGAAATTATTCAGTTTGTATCTGTAGATAATAGAGCATGGCATGCAGGATTGAGTAATTTTCAAGGAAGACAAAATTGTAATGATTTTTCTATTGGCATAGAAATGCAAGGGTCTGATAAAGATTTTTATACGGATAAACAATATAAGCAGTTAAATATTTTATTAACTGATTTTAAAAAAGCATATCCAACATTTAAGAATATTTCTGGACATGAAAATATAGCTCCTGGTAGAAAGACAGATCCTGGTAAGTACTTTGAATGGAGTAGAGTGGTAGATTTATATAAAGTGAACAAATATTATGAGTAG
- the trmD gene encoding tRNA (guanosine(37)-N1)-methyltransferase TrmD, translating to MKFGIISIFPEMFRAINNFGITARAVKDAKVSMNCFNPRDYTTDRHATVDDTSFGGAAGMVMKYEPLSQAIKDAKSTLGCDTKVVYLSPQGGVFDHGKALELLQNDSLILLCGRYEGVDERLIQDHVDEEISVGDYVLSGGELPAMLVMDSLIRLLPEVLSNKDSAIEDSFYDGLLDYPHYTKPAILLDGNAVPSVLLSGNHKEIAKWRRKQKLIRTYERRKDLIQCLCLSEEDKQIINDYKRDKVSTKGE from the coding sequence ATGAAATTTGGAATAATATCTATATTTCCAGAAATGTTTAGAGCAATAAATAATTTTGGGATTACAGCTAGGGCTGTAAAAGATGCGAAAGTATCTATGAATTGTTTTAACCCTCGTGATTATACAACAGATAGGCATGCCACAGTAGATGATACTAGTTTTGGTGGAGCTGCTGGTATGGTTATGAAATATGAGCCCTTGTCACAAGCAATTAAAGATGCAAAAAGTACTTTAGGTTGTGATACAAAAGTAGTATACTTGTCACCTCAAGGTGGTGTGTTTGATCATGGTAAGGCTTTAGAGCTTTTACAAAATGATTCATTAATACTGCTTTGTGGTAGATATGAAGGGGTTGATGAGCGCTTGATACAAGATCATGTTGATGAGGAAATCTCTGTAGGTGATTATGTCTTAAGTGGTGGTGAGCTCCCTGCTATGCTTGTTATGGATAGTCTGATTAGATTATTACCAGAGGTGTTGAGCAATAAAGACTCTGCTATTGAAGATTCTTTTTACGATGGTCTGTTGGACTACCCACATTATACAAAACCGGCTATTTTACTAGATGGTAATGCAGTACCTAGTGTCTTGTTATCTGGTAATCATAAGGAAATAGCAAAATGGAGACGTAAACAGAAGTTAATAAGAACTTATGAGCGTCGTAAAGATTTAATACAGTGCCTATGCCTATCTGAAGAAGATAAGCAAATTATAAATGATTATAAAAGAGATAAGGTAAGCACAAAAGGAGAATAA
- a CDS encoding 2OG-Fe(II) oxygenase family protein, producing the protein MNIRSVDYYADNASEEFTKSLKETGFAVLKTHPIDWSLIQTVYKEWQKFLKSGDADKYIFDVENQDGYFPKDVSEVAKGETVKDIKHFYHLYFPNGRYPTEVSSAAKEMFEKMMKLGETLLQWIDDHMDPKVANKLPQRLRDTASYENTLLRILHYPAMQGDEEPGAVRAAAHEDINLITLLPIASSPGLQVLSPVTDEWFDVPCDSESLVINIGDMLQEMTHGEYIATKHRVVKPEGEVENLDRISTPCFIHPKSEVYLSDKYPQAGIFLDERLKELGLK; encoded by the coding sequence ATGAATATCCGTAGTGTTGACTATTATGCAGATAATGCATCTGAAGAATTTACAAAATCTTTAAAAGAAACTGGCTTTGCAGTCCTTAAAACTCATCCGATTGATTGGAGTCTTATTCAAACAGTTTATAAAGAGTGGCAAAAATTTTTGAAATCAGGTGATGCTGATAAATATATTTTTGATGTTGAGAATCAAGATGGTTATTTTCCAAAAGATGTTTCTGAGGTTGCAAAAGGTGAAACTGTAAAAGATATTAAACATTTTTATCATTTATATTTCCCTAATGGTCGATATCCAACAGAAGTAAGTAGTGCTGCAAAAGAGATGTTTGAGAAAATGATGAAACTTGGAGAAACGCTGTTACAGTGGATAGATGATCACATGGATCCTAAAGTAGCAAATAAGTTACCACAAAGATTAAGAGATACTGCTTCTTACGAAAACACATTGCTTAGAATCTTGCATTATCCAGCAATGCAAGGGGATGAAGAGCCTGGAGCTGTTAGAGCTGCTGCACATGAGGATATTAATCTAATTACTTTATTACCTATTGCTTCTTCTCCAGGATTACAAGTTTTATCACCTGTGACTGATGAGTGGTTTGATGTGCCATGTGATAGTGAATCACTAGTTATAAATATTGGTGATATGCTTCAAGAAATGACACATGGCGAATATATTGCAACTAAGCATAGAGTTGTGAAGCCAGAAGGAGAAGTAGAAAACTTAGATAGAATCTCAACCCCTTGCTTTATCCATCCAAAATCAGAAGTCTATTTGTCAGATAAATATCCACAGGCTGGAATATTTTTAGATGAAAGGTTAAAAGAGTTAGGTCTAAAATAG
- the metK gene encoding methionine adenosyltransferase: MSKNYLFTSESVSEGHPDKLADQISDAILDEILKQDKNARVACETLVKTGMALVAGEISTFAWVDIEELVRNVITETGYDNANKGIDGRTCSVINAIGKQSGDIAQGVDRGSLEDLGAGDQGLMFGFATNETPTLMPSAIYYSHLLMRKQAELRKSGKLSWLRPDAKAQVTLAYENNKPKFIDTIVLSTQHDESISQKELHDAVIEEIVKEVIPSNLFTKNTKYHINPTGVFLIGGPQGDCGLTGRKIIVDTYGGAAHHGGGAFSGKDPSKVDRSGAYMGRYIAKNIVAAGLADKCEVQVAYAIGVAKPVSLMVNTFGTSKIADSTIEKLVTEVFDLRVGKIIENLDLLNPIYRKTSNYGHFGRELPEFSWEKIDKADTLKSLTNI; encoded by the coding sequence ATGTCAAAAAATTATTTATTTACTTCTGAGTCAGTATCTGAAGGACATCCAGATAAACTAGCCGATCAAATATCAGACGCGATATTAGATGAAATTCTAAAACAAGATAAAAATGCCCGAGTAGCATGCGAAACCCTTGTCAAAACAGGTATGGCACTAGTTGCTGGTGAGATTTCAACTTTTGCATGGGTAGATATTGAAGAGTTAGTTAGAAATGTTATCACAGAAACAGGATATGATAATGCTAACAAAGGTATTGATGGTAGAACATGCTCTGTTATCAATGCCATCGGCAAGCAATCTGGTGATATTGCTCAAGGTGTAGATCGTGGATCTTTAGAAGATCTTGGCGCTGGTGACCAAGGCCTAATGTTTGGCTTTGCAACTAATGAGACCCCTACACTCATGCCTTCAGCTATTTATTACTCTCATTTGCTAATGAGAAAACAAGCAGAACTTAGAAAATCAGGTAAGCTTAGTTGGTTAAGACCAGATGCAAAGGCTCAAGTTACACTTGCTTATGAAAACAACAAACCTAAGTTTATTGATACAATTGTTTTATCAACTCAACATGACGAATCAATATCTCAAAAAGAACTTCACGATGCTGTAATCGAAGAAATTGTCAAAGAGGTTATACCCTCTAATCTATTCACAAAAAATACAAAATATCACATTAATCCAACGGGTGTATTTCTAATCGGTGGCCCTCAAGGTGACTGTGGCCTAACAGGTAGAAAAATTATCGTTGATACTTATGGTGGCGCTGCCCATCACGGTGGAGGTGCTTTCTCAGGTAAAGATCCATCAAAAGTAGACCGCTCTGGTGCATATATGGGAAGGTACATAGCTAAAAACATAGTCGCAGCTGGTTTAGCAGACAAATGTGAAGTTCAAGTTGCATACGCTATTGGTGTAGCAAAACCTGTATCTCTAATGGTAAATACTTTTGGAACAAGTAAAATAGCAGATAGCACTATTGAAAAGCTTGTTACAGAAGTTTTTGACCTTAGAGTTGGTAAGATTATTGAGAATCTAGATCTACTAAATCCAATTTATAGAAAAACTTCTAACTATGGTCATTTTGGACGTGAGCTTCCTGAATTTAGTTGGGAAAAAATTGACAAAGCAGATACGCTTAAGTCTTTAACTAATATCTAA
- a CDS encoding transposase — protein MSNKRKIYTVEFKTKVVLEVLGKDQTITQLSVKYNITPKNINN, from the coding sequence ATGAGTAATAAGAGAAAAATATATACCGTTGAATTTAAGACTAAAGTTGTCTTGGAAGTATTGGGGAAAGATCAAACAATCACACAGTTATCAGTAAAATATAATATTACGCCCAAAAACATAAATAATTGA
- the rimM gene encoding ribosome maturation factor RimM (Essential for efficient processing of 16S rRNA) encodes MSQDFVEIAKIGSTYKLDGELNLYPLANSIETLLSYGDWYIQLPANDIWQLLKDENVLRRAGKLYIRLANIDDAEIAKKYVNALIGIPKEALPELSNGETYFKDLIGCSVVNTNNDSFGEIIDIIETGANEVLVCKKESSEYLIPYVNQYIINEDLSSKKIVVDWQYDY; translated from the coding sequence ATGTCACAGGATTTTGTAGAAATAGCTAAAATTGGCTCTACTTATAAGCTTGATGGTGAGCTTAACCTATATCCTTTGGCAAATTCAATAGAAACTCTTCTAAGTTATGGTGATTGGTATATCCAGTTGCCAGCTAATGATATTTGGCAATTACTTAAAGATGAGAATGTCTTAAGAAGGGCTGGTAAGCTTTATATTAGGCTAGCTAATATTGACGACGCAGAAATAGCAAAAAAATATGTTAACGCTTTGATTGGAATACCTAAAGAAGCACTACCAGAGCTAAGTAATGGTGAAACATATTTTAAAGATCTCATAGGTTGTAGTGTTGTAAATACTAATAATGACTCATTTGGTGAGATTATAGATATCATTGAAACTGGTGCTAATGAGGTATTGGTTTGCAAAAAAGAATCTTCCGAATACCTAATTCCTTATGTTAATCAATATATAATAAATGAAGATCTTAGCTCTAAAAAAATAGTCGTTGATTGGCAATACGATTATTAA
- a CDS encoding DUF3573 domain-containing protein → MINFLLFCSLFTVGDSTNKQVHKGESNINNILVLQQEIFSLKQQINQVKKSQSTAENITSKSDFATYSSKILSTPTPILKPVSVDYETKYIVTKVSSNDYLDKDLHEPQKKEGAFFSNGSIDVGGEPAVTTQGQITYLGLYSGNNTIPIGQISRNLFSSTIIGQKDKFGEYSMFFGGYLEADAQTWFGSQIK, encoded by the coding sequence TTGATAAATTTCCTATTATTTTGTTCTTTATTTACAGTTGGAGACTCTACTAATAAGCAAGTTCATAAAGGAGAATCTAATATTAATAATATATTAGTTTTACAACAAGAGATTTTTTCATTAAAGCAACAAATAAATCAGGTTAAGAAGTCTCAAAGTACAGCAGAGAATATTACCTCAAAATCAGACTTTGCTACTTATAGCTCAAAGATTCTTAGTACTCCAACTCCAATTCTAAAGCCCGTATCTGTTGATTATGAAACTAAATATATAGTAACAAAAGTTAGTAGTAATGATTATCTAGATAAAGATTTACATGAGCCACAAAAAAAAGAAGGAGCCTTTTTTTCTAATGGCTCTATTGATGTTGGTGGAGAACCAGCTGTTACAACACAAGGGCAGATAACATATTTAGGATTGTATTCTGGAAATAATACTATACCTATTGGACAGATATCAAGGAACCTATTCTCCTCAACAATAATTGGACAAAAAGATAAGTTTGGTGAATATTCTATGTTTTTCGGGGGATATCTTGAGGCTGATGCTCAAACATGGTTTGGTAGCCAAATTAAGTAG
- the xerD gene encoding site-specific tyrosine recombinase XerD — MSTVVDAFLDNLWLEHGLSQNTISSYRTDLKFLQNYFSKVDLVSLDFEQLYAFISYRSKNGYSSRSNARMISTLRKFYAWLVRTGHTQNNPTAKLIMPKLAKSLPKDMTESDIETLLQAPDLTQDIGIRDRAMLELMYATGLRVSELVGLDVESVDVNIGVIQVLGKGSKERIVPMGEYALEFLQKYLTESRSNLAKSFKEKAIFISQHSKRMTRQSFWHRIKNYALTAGISTEISPHTLRHAFATHLLNHGADLRSVQLLLGHSSVSTTTIYTHISQNRLQEIYQKHHPRG, encoded by the coding sequence GTGTCTACAGTCGTTGATGCTTTTCTTGATAATCTTTGGCTTGAACACGGTTTGAGTCAAAATACGATTTCGTCGTATCGTACAGATCTTAAATTTCTTCAAAATTATTTTTCGAAAGTTGATTTAGTCAGCTTAGATTTTGAACAGTTGTATGCGTTTATTTCATATCGTTCTAAAAATGGCTATAGTAGTCGTTCTAATGCTAGAATGATATCTACTTTGCGTAAGTTTTACGCCTGGTTAGTTAGAACAGGCCATACTCAGAATAACCCTACGGCTAAGCTAATTATGCCAAAGTTAGCAAAGAGCTTACCCAAAGATATGACAGAGTCAGATATTGAAACACTATTACAAGCACCTGATTTGACTCAAGATATTGGTATTCGTGATAGAGCGATGCTTGAGCTAATGTATGCAACAGGGTTACGTGTTAGTGAATTAGTGGGACTAGATGTTGAAAGTGTTGATGTTAATATTGGAGTGATTCAAGTATTAGGTAAAGGTTCAAAGGAAAGAATTGTTCCTATGGGCGAATATGCGTTAGAATTTTTGCAAAAATATCTTACTGAATCCCGATCTAATTTAGCTAAAAGCTTCAAAGAAAAAGCTATCTTTATTAGTCAACACTCTAAAAGGATGACACGACAATCATTTTGGCATCGCATAAAAAATTATGCTCTTACTGCTGGCATAAGTACTGAGATATCTCCGCATACTTTAAGGCATGCTTTTGCAACTCATCTACTTAATCATGGCGCTGACTTACGGTCTGTACAGTTACTTCTTGGTCATAGTAGTGTTTCAACAACAACTATATATACGCATATATCACAAAATCGTTTACAAGAGATATATCAAAAGCACCACCCTCGCGGATAA
- a CDS encoding DUF3573 domain-containing protein: MLKHGLVAKLSRIGGMPDFPSTGQNIHLTTLDLYFLANVGRYVTAVFDFVTDDNNDFGLRNDFVILGNLDVSPFFVTIGHHRRLSFGTYGGGGPWSNGITADFLAPDSVSDVSFNYKTNIINANIAVFGTRKNHPDFSAAVFYANKLTTYLSYGFNFGYIFNIAGAGDNSMRDFLDSVEKSNDNLGVINIDGTLAYSVLKGTLQIQSGWATTINKEDFNEDGTNVNVGAWYISLAYGIKLYGRSANVNFSYGQSYNAGNIPMPLSIADPGFGLSSSGIKKQWIISAQRAYFDNNVLLGPEYSYQRLYNNQYMNTLTLDLSVYI; this comes from the coding sequence ATGCTCAAACATGGTTTGGTAGCCAAATTAAGTAGGATAGGAGGAATGCCTGACTTTCCATCGACTGGACAAAATATCCATCTGACAACGTTAGACTTATATTTTCTAGCTAATGTAGGGAGGTATGTAACTGCAGTATTTGATTTTGTTACTGATGATAATAATGATTTTGGGCTTAGAAATGATTTTGTTATTTTAGGGAATTTAGATGTTTCTCCTTTCTTTGTGACCATTGGACATCATAGAAGGTTATCTTTTGGAACATATGGAGGAGGAGGTCCTTGGAGTAATGGGATCACTGCTGATTTCTTAGCTCCGGATTCAGTGTCAGATGTATCATTTAACTATAAAACTAATATTATAAATGCTAATATAGCGGTTTTTGGCACACGAAAAAATCATCCTGACTTCTCTGCGGCTGTATTTTATGCTAATAAATTAACTACGTACTTATCATACGGTTTTAATTTTGGGTATATATTTAATATTGCAGGGGCTGGAGATAACAGTATGAGAGATTTTCTTGATAGTGTTGAAAAGAGTAATGATAATCTTGGGGTAATAAATATTGATGGAACATTAGCATATTCCGTACTAAAAGGTACTTTACAAATTCAAAGTGGCTGGGCTACGACAATAAATAAAGAAGATTTTAATGAGGATGGGACTAATGTTAATGTAGGAGCCTGGTATATTAGCTTAGCTTATGGGATTAAGTTGTATGGTAGAAGTGCAAACGTCAACTTTAGTTATGGTCAATCATACAATGCTGGAAATATTCCCATGCCCTTATCAATAGCAGATCCAGGTTTTGGACTTTCTAGTTCAGGGATAAAAAAACAATGGATTATTTCAGCACAGAGAGCATATTTTGATAATAATGTATTACTGGGCCCTGAGTACTCTTATCAGCGTTTGTATAATAATCAATATATGAATACATTGACTTTAGATTTATCTGTATATATTTAA
- the rpsP gene encoding 30S ribosomal protein S16 — protein MVVIRMARGGAKKRPFYRIVVADKRSPRDGKFIERLGFFNPLAKGGEERLKLDLAKAEAWLEKGAQPSDRVASLIKEAKKAA, from the coding sequence ATGGTAGTAATTCGTATGGCTCGTGGTGGAGCTAAAAAGCGTCCTTTTTATAGAATCGTAGTTGCTGATAAAAGAAGTCCAAGAGATGGTAAATTTATTGAAAGACTAGGTTTCTTTAATCCATTAGCAAAAGGTGGCGAAGAAAGATTGAAGCTTGATTTAGCTAAAGCTGAAGCATGGCTTGAAAAGGGTGCTCAACCTTCAGATAGAGTGGCTAGCTTAATTAAAGAAGCTAAAAAAGCTGCTTAA
- the rplS gene encoding 50S ribosomal protein L19: MKNKFVELVEKSQIRTDLPEFNPGDSITVNLWIREGDKQRVQAFKGFVLRKRNRGLHSAFTVRKMSSGMGVERTFQTHSPLIDSIKVEKKADVRRAKLYYMRGLTGKAARIKEKV; this comes from the coding sequence ATGAAAAATAAATTTGTTGAATTAGTAGAAAAATCACAAATCAGAACCGATCTTCCAGAATTTAATCCAGGTGATTCAATCACCGTTAACTTATGGATTAGAGAAGGTGATAAGCAAAGAGTCCAGGCTTTCAAAGGTTTTGTTCTTAGAAAAAGAAACAGAGGTCTTCACTCTGCTTTTACAGTAAGAAAGATGTCTTCAGGTATGGGTGTTGAGAGAACTTTCCAAACTCATTCTCCATTGATCGATAGCATCAAAGTAGAAAAGAAAGCAGATGTACGTAGAGCTAAGCTATACTACATGAGAGGTCTTACTGGTAAAGCTGCTAGAATTAAAGAAAAAGTATAA